TGGCGACTGCGATGCATCAAATGGCGACAACCGTACATGATGTTGCTGATAACGCCGCAAATGCGGCCGCAGCTGCAAATAAAGCGGATATCGAATCGAAAGCCGGTTCGGCTGTTGTTGAACAAACGATTCATTCCATCAATTCCTTGTCACAAAGCGTAATGGACTCTTCTACGAAGTTGAATGATGTACAGCAAGAAGTTGTCAATATAAGTACGATCTTAGATGTCATTAAGGGTATAGCGGATCAAACCAACTTACTCGCCTTAAATGCCGCAATTGAAGCAGCAAGAGCTGGAGAGCAAGGTCGAGGTTTCGCGGTAGTAGCCGATGAAGTTCGTTCACTTGCGGCTCGGACTCAGGGTTCAACATCTGAGATTCAAACGCTTATTGAGCAGCTTCAAGCGGGTACAGAGAGTACGGTGCAACAAATGAATCAAGGTAAAGTACAAGCTGAAGGCTGTGTTCAGAACGCGGTTAAAACGAGTTCTGCACTTGGTGCAATTAGCAACGCGATTAATGTAATTAACGATATGAATATGCAGATTGCCAGTGCTTCAGAGCAACAAAGCTCTGTTGCAGAGAACATTAACGAAAATGTTTTAAACGTGAAGCGCATTGCGGAAGAGAACTCAGTAGCCGCAAATCAGACACGGGGCTCAAGCACCGAAATAGCGAAGTTGGCGGAGCAACTCAACCAATTAGTTTCTCACTTTAAAGTATAGACATATAAAAAGAGGGGTTTTATACCCCTCACCTCAACTTGATATTATTTCGCTTTTTTAATCGATCTCTCGGTGTATAATCGAGCCAACTAAGATTCCCATTTCCTGCTTAGAGCCCCGGATAACGTAAGGTTATTAATAACAACAATGAAATATAAAAAAGATATTGATCCCCTCGCAAACTCCCAGTTATTTGATGTCTTACAACAAGGATTTCTCGCACCGTCTACTTTGCCGTCCGTTGCTCTAGAACTTGAGCGTATTGGTATTACTGCAGACAAAAACTCCACTCTGTTTTTCTCAATCGTTAATCAGAGTTCGAACGCCGTTGTTATTACTGATGTAAACAAAAACATTATCTACGTAAATAAAAAATTTGAACAGCTTAGTGGCTATAGCCTCGAAGATGTTGTTGGTGAAAACCCACGTGTCCTAAAATCTAATCAAACCTCATCAGATACCTATAGAGATATGCACCTTACGTTGCAAGCTGGCAATCAGTGGCGCGGCGTGTTTATTAATGTGCACCGTAATGGAAATCAATATATAGAAGAAGCCGTTATATCCCCTATCTTGAACGATAAAGGGAGTGTCATCTGTTTCTTAGCAGAGAAAAAAGACATTACCGCCCAGAAACATGCCGAGGATAGGGTCAAAAAATTAACTCAGTTCGATAGCCTCACTGAATTACCAAACCGCGCGTTTTTTATTGAAGAAGCTGAGTTTCTCGCTAGCGTAAAACCAACTACCGACAACCATTTTTCAATACTGTTTGCCGACATAGACCGATTTAAAGAACTCAACGATACTCACGGACACCTTTGTGGTGATGGAGCTTTAAAAACGGTTGCCAGACGCTTAACAACGTTGTTGTCTGCTAATGATTTTTTAGCCAGAGTAGACGGCGATGAATTTGTCGTTATACACAGAAATGCGACTAAAAATAGCACTTCGTCTTTGGCAAAGAAGTTGATCGCGTCCTTTTCCGAACCAATCGTAATCCAGGGTCGAGAACACTATTTGGGCGTGAGTATTGGCTCATCAACTTGGCCGACAGATGGCCAGAATTTGGACGAGATATTATCTCGGTCTGATTTAGCAATGCATAGAGCGAAGAGTACTCAGCAAAGTTATGCCTCTTACACCCAAACGCTAGGTAACGAATACGACAGAGAAAAGAAATTGTCTGCAAAGCTAGCAAAGGCGATTGAAAACGAGCAGTTTTTCTTGGTATATCAACCAAAAATCGATCTACACACTAAAAAGGTTATGGGTCTAGAGGCTTTACTCCGTTGGAATGAGCCAGAGCTAGGCTTTATCGGACCTGTCGAATTTATCCCTATTGCTGAAAAACATGGTTTGATCACTGACATAGGCAATTGGGTGATCGTTAATGCCTGTAAACAGATAAACGAGTGGCATGCAGAAGGGTTAAAATTCGAGGGAAAAATTTCAATAAATATCTCGGTTCAACAGATTGAACAACCTAATTTTTACGAACGAACGCTTGCAACAATAAGCAATGAACAGATATCACCAACTCAGATCGAATTGGAAGTGACTGAATCTATATTGATTAAAAATCCTGAAAAAATCATGGCTATTTTGAGCCGTTTGGTGGACGCCGGCTTTACCATTGCTATCGATGACTTTGGAACGGGTTACTCTTCCTTCACCTACTTGAAAAAATTAAAAGCCAGTGTTTTGAAGATTGACCGCTCATTTGTCGCCAATGTCACCGTCAACCGCCAAGACCAGAGTATCGTTCAGTCTATAAGCCATTTTGGCCACAATTTAGGCCTAACTGTGATAGCTGAAGGGGTCGAAACGATTGAACAATCAGATTATCTAGCCTCAATAGGCTGCGATATGGTTCAGGGTTTTTACTACTCAAAACCACTACCAGCCGAAGATGTCGTGCCATTTATAGAAGACAATCAAAATCGAATATAACGCAGCATTCGACATTCTAAACCGATGTAATTTAGAGCCGCGTCACTTTAGAATGGATCGACATTAAATCTAGCCTCTCTTGCTTCAGAAACAGTGCAATCCGTTGCGACCATCAGTTCAGCAAGTGTCGTATTAGGGTTTTCTGTAATGAGTCTCTGCAACTTATCCTGTTTAGATTCTGGAGGTGGTCCACATTCAAGCCGCGTTTGTTCGAGTTTTTCGATGATATAACGCATCCTATCAGGGTGTTTAGCCTTCAACTCTTCTAGAATTTTTTCAAGTTGGGTAAGATTCGCAATAAGCTGCCAGTTTCTTGAACGTCGAATTCGCTTAAGTACGCCCCCTTGCTCAATGATTAATTGTTTTGCCTCTTTAACACCTACTCCACCAATGCGATGTATCAAGGATGGTAAGTGGGTCAGTATATTATCTGTCTCTTTCACAGGTCTCAGTGTCATTGCTCAACGTCTTGTTAATTCTAACAGGGTTGAATACTTACGCCATGCCCTAAAATAACCAAACATGACCACTTTGGTGCTTATGTCGATCTAGGTAACATTTTTTGTTGGATCAAAGCCAGTGTACTCGCGCTAAACGGTATGCGTGTCTATAAATTCAGTTTCTTAAACAATACACCTTAGACAAACTCAGAGGAACCTTTTACATTACTATTAGAAAAGGCGAAAAGGAGAGATGTAATGGACTATGAGCCACATACACAATCTACACTTTCATCCCATAATTACCCTATCGGCACTTATGTTTGTACCACGTGTAATATGACTGTTGATGTACATTCTGATAACCAAAAAACCCCTATTTGCCCATGCTGCGAGCAACCTGTGTTTATTATCGCTGAAGAGCAAAGCTTATTGCGTAAACATAAGTAACTAACGACAATCTATCGTTATTTTTGTATTAATATGTGCCTACGCAGTCGGCAACACAGCCGAAATTAATACCTTGAATTAGTATTTATTCTAGTTACCTAAATTAGCCTGTAGCCATTGATTAAATTCATAGATCTTACGTGACGCCAGTTTATAGCTTGGTATGTGTACGTAGTAGCCATAATTGGTTTTCATTGAAAGATCAAATGGATTCACTAACTGCCCTTTTTCTAGCTGAGCGTCGACCATAAAATCAGGAAGTAGAGCTAAACCAACACCCTCCTTTACCGCTTCTAACGACATGTAGAAATGCTCAAACGCAACACTGTGATAATTAAAGGTGAAAGCGATCTCCTGCTTCCTTTTAAACTGCTCCCATAAATGTGGCCTAGTTACATGAGGTAATAGGATAAGCCTTTGTAAATCGTCGATCGTTTTGACACCTTCGTTTACTAATAAAGCAGGGGATGCAACCAATACTAGGTTTTCTTTTTGCAATAAAGTGGCGTTTTCGTAGTGCTTGGATAAAGGTAAACAACGGACCATAATTTCTGTTTCCAAATCCATTTTTTTTATCATCCCATCACCGGTTTTAATTCTCACGCGAATATTTTTGTTCTTCTTATTGAACGATTCTATTTGCGGTATCAACCATAGGCTGGCAAAGGAAGGTGTCACATTGATGGTCAGTATCTCTTCCACTTGGTCGGTCTGAATTAGACTAGCGGTAGCGTATTGAATAATCTCTAGTGCCTCGACGATTTTTGGCAGATAACGTTTACCAGCATTAGACAGCTCGATACCGTTGATGTGACGTTGAAAAAGCGGTTGACCTAGTTGCAATTCAAGACTTGAAACCTGTTTACTTACCGCTCCCTGCGTCACAGATAGTTCATCTGCTGCCTTCGAAAAGCTCATATTATTCGCCACTGCAATAAATGTTCTAAGCGCCTTTATTGAGGGCAGTTCATTTCCTTTTAGCATCGATTTTCTTCGTCCATTATTCGCTACTCTTAAGATTATTCTTATTACACGTTGACTTCAAAGGCATTGTGTCAATTTCGCCGTTTTTTTCCGACTCAATGCGGTAGAATTAGCGCAAATAATCGTAATAGGAAAATGTATGCGAGTTATATCCTTTGAAGGTACCCCCTATGAACTTGGCTACAAACTAGGACAGGAAGGAAAGTCTATCTTTGCTAGCTATATAAAAAACAGTCCGTGCTTTACTAAACTCCTGCCCTGGCGTGAAAGTGATTGGCTTTCTTCTGTAGACCAACAGATTCAGCAACACTTTCCTCGTATCTATAAAGAGCTACAAGGGTTAGCTGACGGCTGTCAACAAGACTATAAAGACATTCTGTTATGGAACTGCCGTGGTGATTTACTACCAACTGGAGCAGAAGGCTGCACCTCGATAGCAGTCAAGAAGGCAGATAGAGTCATTGTCGCTCATAATGAGGATGGCGACCCAAACTTGCGAGGGCACTGTTTCTTATTAAACGCAACATTAGATAGCAACATACGCCTATTTTCATTTGCCTACCCCTGTTCTATTCCCGGACATACTCTCTGCGCAAATAACCATGGCTTAGTGTATACCGTAAATAATATTCGTTTGGTAGAACAAGGAACCGGGCTACCAAGAATGGTGATATCTCGTGCGCTATTGGAGACCAAGAATTGCGATGAGTTTGTTACCTTGCTTAAAAATCACCAGCGTTCAGGTGGGTTTCATTATACAGTTGCAGATACCACATCAAAACAGCTTTTAAGCGTGGAAGCCCCTTTCCAATCTGTGTCCACACAGAGGGTAGAATTAAAATGCGTTCATGCGAACCATTTGGTTCATAACAAGATCAGTTCGATTAAACAGATCATCACCGAGTCTTCCCAATGCAGACAAAATAGGATGGAAGCGTTAGCTGAGTATTACTCTGATTCAATAGATGAAGAACGATGTTTTCACATATTGCAGGATATCGAGATAGGTGCACTCCCGATATTCAGAACCGAACTGGATGATCCTGATGAAGAAAATACACTTGCAACCGGTGTGTTCACTTTGCGTACTGAAGGCGTTGAAGTAGTAGTCTACGGTATGGAGGATTTTAAGAACCCGCTGATCTATCGTTTTTCATTGAACTAATATGCCGTTACATTAAGAATAATGAAGGCTTCGTTACAAGGTATCGATTGGTCTAACAGCCAAGCCAATCAATACCTTAATCTCTAATTTTAGTTACGGCCGTACTCTGAATAATCCGTCAGTCCGTGTTCTGAGCCACCAAACAGGGTGTTGGGGTTGTGCAGCGTTAATGGATAACCATTTTTAATACGACTGGGTAAATCCGGGTTAGCAATAAATGGACGGCCAAAACCAACCATATCAGCCACACCTTCTTCAATAGCCTGCGCGCCCTTCTCATCATTATAACGACCCGCATAAATTAGCACGCCTTTATAAGCTTCGCGAACCGCCGCTTTAAACTCTTTTGGTGTCTCGGGTGCATCATCCCAATCCACTTCTGCGATATGGATATAGACAACATTTAGCGTATCAAGTAGTGCCGCCGCCGCCGTGTAAGTTTCAACGGGTGTCGCATCCACTGTACCGTTCAGTGAGGTAAAAGGCGCGAGTCGAACACCAACACGGTCAGATCCAATAACGCCTGTCATTGCGCTAACCACTTCACTTAGAAAACGTAAACGATTTTTAATAGAGCCGCCATATTCATCCACTCGAGTATTCGCCTCAGAATCAATAAACTGGTTTATCAAATAGCCGTTTGCAGCGTGCAATTCAATTCCATCAAAACCCGCCTCTAATGCATTTAATGCGGCTTGACGATACTCACCAACAACATGTTGAATATCTGCTTTCGTCATTGCTCTTGGTTCTACCACGTCAACAAAACCGGGTTCATCAGTACCATTATCAATGAATACCTTCACGTTTTCTGCTGTAAGAGCAGATGACGAAAATGGTTGTTCACCACCGATATTATCAGGATGGGTTACTCTTCCAACATGCCAAAGCTGAGCGAAAATAGTACCGCCTTTGGCATGAACTGCGTCAGTTGTCTTCTTCCACCCTCTAATTTGCTCTGGAGTATAGATTCCGGGAGTCCAAGCATAACCTTGACCCATTGCAGAAATTTGAGTGCCTTCCGCGACAATCAGACCGGCCGATGCTCTTTGTCCGTAATATTTCGCCATCATCTCGTTAGCAACGTTACCTGGCTGACTTGCACGCGATCGAGTCATCGGAGGCATGACGATACGGCTTTTAAGTGATAGTTGACCGAGTTTTATTGGTTGGAATAGCGCGTTGCTCATTTTATCATTCCTGTAGATTAGCGAACTTGAGTTATTTCAATAGATAAAGTGTACAGCCAACCAATACCCATATGAAATTATCAAATATTATGTATTCAATAATTTGACGTTATAATACGGTGGCATTGATACGCGGATGCTTCTATGAGTAGACAATAAAACAATTAGTTAACAAATTAACTACATTTGAATCACAAAACCAAAATCTATCAGTATAAAAAACAAACATCACCGGATATATTATCCGTTAATGACTAATTGAATTCACGGAGTGAATATTGTTTTGGTTATCAATACAATGGATTGACGGAGTTAGTTAATGAATATTTCCAGCACCAGCGCCAACCTAGTTCAGCTAAATGATTTTCAACATGAAATGTTATTACTGCTCGATTCGAGCCTCAAAGTTTCAAGGCTAGCAAGTTACCTTGTTGATGATCGGTCACGTCCAATTTGCTATCAGACGTCTAAAATTCAACCATCGATGCATAGAGAGTATTTAGAAGGCTTCTACAAAGAAGACCCTCTTTATCCTGAACATTTCAAGTCCCCAAGAGATCGAATAATAAAGATGAGTGACCTCGTCTCTCCAATGAAACAGCGCTCGAATATTTATTACCAAGATTTCATTAAACCTTGGAAAGTTCAAGAGATTGTCGAACTCTATTTTTATCATAATAACAATCTAATCGGTGGGGCTTCCTTGTTTTTTGATCAGTCTGTTAATCCGCCTTCAAAGGATGACTTCATCCGTTTGGGCGCGCTACATCGATACATCGAATTTAGCTTAGGTCAACAACTCAAAACCGTCACTCAGTTAAGTTTTGATGACTTTTGCGATCAATTTATTCTAACCAATAAAGAACGAGTCGTCCTCCAATTAGCTATTCAAGGGTTGGCAAATAAAGTGATGGCGCAAAAACTAACCTGTAGTCTATCAACCGTTAAAACTCACCTACAGCACCTTTTTGCAAAACTTGAAGTAAACAGTAAGGTAGAAATGATCAATAAAGTGTACAGTTCGAAGTGTATTTTATAATGTGAAAACCGTTATTTTGATAGCACGCAGGCTAGAGCCTCATTACCGCTCTAGTCCGCGTTTAGGTTAAATTTAAGGTCGTTCTGAACTATTTATTGATATTTACAACCTGTAATAGGCTGTTTTCCAGTAACCCCTCTAGTCCAAACTCTACACCAAAACCCGACATTTTACAGCCACCAAATGGCGCATGAGGGAGGACTTCTGCATGGCCGTTTATCCAGACAGATCCACATTCTAGTTGCGAAGAAAGGGCAAGTGCTGCATCTACATCGCCCCATATTGAACCACCAAGGCCAACCTCACTATCATTCGCCATAGCAACAGCTTCGGAAACGTCACTATATGGGATGACAGGGAGCACCGGACCAAACTGTTCTTGCTCGACTATTGCCATCCCATTTGCTGCGTTACCCACAATGGTCGGCGGGTAAAAATAGCCCGTTTTATCTAGTCTAGTGCCACCAACGTAAATTGTCGCACCGTCTCTTTTGGCGTCTTCCACCAACTCCATTACCTTCTCTAACTGTTTTATATTCTGCACTGGTCCAAATGTTGACGTTTGTTCAAACCCATCACCAACGACTTGCTTGTTAGCGATCTCAGCCAGCAATTGACAAAGCTCGTCATGTTGTGACTTATGAACATAAAGGCGCTTCAACGCCGCACATGTTTGCCCCATATTGATGAAAGACGTACCAAAGATACCCTCTGCAATCGCATCTAAATCCGCGTTTGGCAATACTATTCCAGCATCATTACCACCTAATTCAAGAGTTAGTCTTTTCAGGTTACCTGCCGCGGATTTCATAATATGTTGTCCGGTTTGAGTAGAACCAGTGAAGACTATCTTTTCGATGCCCTTGTGCTCACTCATCGCTTTGCCAAGTGAGCCCTCGCCAGAAAGTACGCTAAATACCCCTTTTGGTAATACATCTTGCAGCAATTCCCCAAGCATGAGCGTATTCATCGGAGTTAACTCAGAAGGTTTGTTGATTACCGTATTCCCCATACGAAGTGCAGGAATAATATGCCAAATTGCAATCATTAATGGCCAGTTCCAAGGCGTAATCGATCCCACAACACCGATCGCTTTACGTCGCCCTTCAATGCGTTTGTTTGGCGAATCCTCATATACCTCGACCGGAATCTCGATGCTGGTCGAATGTCGCGTCCACGCAATTGCACCGCCAACTTCCATCTGAGCAAGCGACATCGGTTTCCCTTGCTCTTTTACGATAGTTTCGGCCAATATTTGTGCATTCTTTTCAATTTTGTTCGCAATTTCGTTGATATAATTATCACGCGTTGATTGAGGTAATTGACTCCAACTTTTGAAGGCATTTTTTGACGCTTCAACCGCTGTATTTAGCTGGGCGATAGAAGCCACCGGCGCGTTAAAAGCGACCGTTTCATTCGCAGGGTTTAGGACATTCATTGAAGGCATTTCACCCATGACTGAACAACCATTTATGGTTAAACCTATCTTGTTCATTATTATATTCCTCTCTTATTATTGCTGTTCGTTAGCGAACCGGTTGTTTCTCGTTTACGCATGAGCGGTCTTCGCTTTTGATTTGCTTTCTTTGATTAAACTGAAGATAAATAAAGTGACGGACAGAACTATCACTCCTAACAACACTAGGCTAATCGGACGGTCTACAAAGATCCCAAGGTCACCATTAGATACGCCTAAAGCTTGCTTGCTGCGGGTCACAAAAACAGGCCCTAAAACTAGGCCAAGTATGATAGGTACTGCAGGGATATTTTCTCGTTTTAAAATGTAGCCAAAAATCGCAAAACCTAACGCTATCAGCGCATCAGAAAATTGATAGTTTTGGCTATAGCTGCCAATAAAACCGAGCACAAGGATAAGCGCACCGATAAAGCGGCCTCGAATACGAGTAAGATTTACTATCCATTTACTGGTAAATGTTAGGAACAAAAAGGCAACGATATTGATAAGGAACAGAGAGATATAGAGGCCGGATATAAACTCTGGTTTCTCCGCAAATAGTGTCGGTCCCGGTATGTAGTTGTGTACCATAAACACAGAGAGCAGCATCGCCATCAGTGCGTCAGCAGGGATCCCAAACGCCAACAACGGAATCATAACAGAGGCAGTAACCGCGTTATTAGATGTCTCCGATGCGATGAGTCCTTCTTTTGCACCCTGACCAAACTTTTCTGGATTTTTGGAAAACTTCTGCGCCAAAGTATAAGAGAAGAACTGAGATCCAAACTCCCCTACGCCGGGTAGCAACCCCATAACCACACCTAGAGCAGCAGAGCGTAGAACTGTCCATTTATATTTAAATACGGTGACCATTCCCGAAAAGCGGCCTTTTCCTTCATACTTCGTGACCTGTGAATCGTTCCCTTTTTGCGATAGAAGAACAAACGCTTGTGACATTGCGAAAAGACCAATTACGGTGGGCACCAACGGAATACCACCTAATAACCATTCTTGATCAAACGTATAGGTTAAGGTGTTGTAAGAGCGATCAATGCCGATTGAACCTAAAAAGATACCTAGTCCTAACATCATAGCGGCTGGAAAAGCTTGTCTGTAATGGGCCATCACAACAAAGATCATGCCCAGCGCGGCTAACATAGCAAACTCGGCAGACCCAAAGTGATTCGCGACTTGGGAAAGTACTGGCGCAAGTAGAACCAAAGAGAGTACGCTGATAATACCGCCTATAAATGACGAAGAGTACGCAATAGAAAGTGCCTTCTTGCCCTCTCCTCTTTGGGTCATTGGATAACCGTCATACGTCGTTAGCACTGCTACGGGTGTACCTGGCGTATTCATTAAGATAGCGGGGATCGCCCCGCCATACCACGCACCGCCATAAACTCCGAGTAATAAAGTAACACCCGGAAGGGGGTCTAACGTAAAAGTTAGAGGAAGCAAAATAGCGATCACTCCAGCAGGTTCTAGGCCCGGAATTGAGCCAATAGAAACCCCTAAGAGTGCACCACAAACAATCGCTAACATGACGTTGAATGTGGCGATTTCATTTATCCCAAGAAGTATAATATCCATATCTTTCTAATACTCGGTCGGTTTTATAAATACATATTTGCAAATTCGGAGAATTGCGCAGGCAGTAGAGAATAGAGCCAAACATCAGGCAACCAGAAATTAACCAGAACTCTAAATACCAGCACCATCACAACAACGGATACCGCTGAAATTGACACCCAAAACCGGGTAAACAAATTGCTTATCCAAAGCATGGTTAGGATAAAAATCAAACTAGACGGCGCAAATCCAATAACAGATAAACTACCGATGTACAGCATGAAAAATAGACTAATTATGATAGCGGTTCGGTACTTGCTGATAGCAGAGAATGCGAGTTCAACGGGGTTGATGCCCTTAAGACAGTGAATGTTCTTAGCCGTATTGAACAGCAAATAAATGCCACTAAAAGCTAAAATGATGTACAACCCGACAAAAGGAAACACAAAAGGTTGGGTATACCACCCATGGGCTTTTAGCACTTCTTTGGCCTGCATAGGTTGTAATAGAATCAGCATTAACGACCCCAAAAATGAGGATAGGTAAAAATAGTAATGAGACGATGACTGACTATCAGTGGACGTTTCATCCTTTACTTTATCGTTAGTTTTTTCTCTGATATCAATAGCCATAGATCCTCCTGCGAATTAGGACGAAATAGAATACTATTTCGTCCTTCTGACTTAATTCATGTATTCCAATAAACCTTGGGCACTAGCATAGTCGTCTGCAATCACTTGTTGAGCTTCATCACCGCCAATCCAGAATACGCTGGCGCCTGTGCTGGCACTTATTTCAGCAACACGGTCGGTAGCCAATGCAGCCTGAGCTATTTCAGCAATACGGTTTTTAATCTTCTGCGACGTTCCTTTCTTAACGAATAGACCGTTCCACGTTGTCTGAGCGATACCGGTTTGCTCCTCAAGTGTCGGGACATTTGGGCTAAGACTTAAACGTTCATGAGTAATAGACGCAATTATTTTTACATCACCAGACTTAAGACATGAAAGTATCGTCTGTGTAACGGTATTGATTACGGTTGCGTCACCATTTGCGAGCGTTGAACAATTGATCGAATCAAATGGTGCATTTGATGAGAACTTAAGGCCAATTTCATCTGCGGCTTTAAACGTAATCGCCGTTGGGAGTGCTTGATAACCAAAGTGAGCAAGAGAGACTGGATTCGATTTAGAAAATTCAGCTAACTCTTCCATATTGTTATAAGGCGCGTCAGCTTTGACCGCGATGACAAACGGGTAATCTAAAAATATTCCAACAGGGTCAAATGTATTTTGATCAAAAGGTGCATTGCCAGATAAGATTTGAGTCGTTAAAAGGTCCGCAACAAATGAACCAATCGTTAAACCATCGTTTCGAGCTCTAGAGACTTCAGAAGCACCGATAATACCGCCACCTCCCGGTTTATTGACTACGGTGGCTGGTTTGCCTGTTTCTTTCGACATCTCTTCAGCAATGATACGGGTAAGAATATCTTCGAGGTCGCCTGGAGGCCAAGGCACAATATATTTTACAGGCCTATTGGGGTAATCGGCTGCATTGACCATCATTGGTGTCAGCAGTATTGATAATATCATCCAGGTAAAAGTAACAATTTTTTTCATGATAATTCCTTATATTTATACATTCCTAAGTGCATTCTTTAGTTTGCCTTGTGACTCTTGGTACTGAGCAGAGGCACAATCAAGACTGGTACAACTGATTTTTGTAATACTTTGTGCGAAGTTGAGCCGAGAAATACCCTCGATAACGCACTCACTTCCCTATTCCCCATCACTATCATTCCAGCGTTGTATTGCTTAGAAGCATCGACGATGACTTCTTCAGGCGAACCAAATTGGATATGAATTGATAAGTGCGGAATCGCCTCTAATGTGGAAAATTCTGTTGTCACAAAACGATTGATTCTGTTTTTGACATTAGAAATTATCGACTCTTTATGCTGCACAGAATGACTCTGTTCGATATTTTTTGGCAAAAGAGAATGGGACGCGTCGGGAGTGATTTTGTTTACCTTATCGACAGCATGCACATAGATGATCTCTGCTTGATGCGAGATCGCCTCCTTCAATGCCACATGAAAAGCGGTTCGGCTGCCCTCACCAATATCTGATGCGTAAATAATGACGTTAATTTCATTGCTCATTGTGCGTTCCATCGTTAAATGACCGATTCATTACAGGCGATGTTAGGTAAGAAAGAAATCAACCATAAGGATGAAACGTTAAAATTATGTAACATGTTTACTTTTATTTTACATATCAACCTAACGGCTGATAGCCGCCTCGAAATGAGCGTGATTAGATAAATGGGTCTGAAGCACAATAAAAGGAATTAAGATGAGGCATTTAGATTCTCTTACTTATTATGCTGCTACCAAAAAATATGACCTAAGCTTTCCGAGATTGACAGAAGATCTTGAAGTAGACGTTGTCATTATTGGTGGCGGTTTTACGGGTGTTAACACCGCACTAGAGTTGGCGGAAAAAGGCATTACAAACACGGTAATTCTTGAAGGACGTTACCTTGGTTACGGAGGTACAGGTCGCAATGGTGGACAAATCATGGCGGGATTAGGCCATGACCTAGATACGGTAAAAAAACACGTTGGTCCGGAAGGGTTACAAGAACTGTTTAAGATAGGCAACCTTGGTGCTGCCATCATTAAGGCGCGAGTCGACAAATATAATATCGACGCCGATTTCCGTCACGGCTATGCCTATTTAGGCAGTAACTCCCGTCAAGAAAAGACGCTTCGTGCATGGGAGAAAGAGTTTACCTCTGTTTCCCCAAACGAAGATATCCAG
This portion of the Vibrio sp. VB16 genome encodes:
- a CDS encoding sensor domain-containing protein is translated as MKYKKDIDPLANSQLFDVLQQGFLAPSTLPSVALELERIGITADKNSTLFFSIVNQSSNAVVITDVNKNIIYVNKKFEQLSGYSLEDVVGENPRVLKSNQTSSDTYRDMHLTLQAGNQWRGVFINVHRNGNQYIEEAVISPILNDKGSVICFLAEKKDITAQKHAEDRVKKLTQFDSLTELPNRAFFIEEAEFLASVKPTTDNHFSILFADIDRFKELNDTHGHLCGDGALKTVARRLTTLLSANDFLARVDGDEFVVIHRNATKNSTSSLAKKLIASFSEPIVIQGREHYLGVSIGSSTWPTDGQNLDEILSRSDLAMHRAKSTQQSYASYTQTLGNEYDREKKLSAKLAKAIENEQFFLVYQPKIDLHTKKVMGLEALLRWNEPELGFIGPVEFIPIAEKHGLITDIGNWVIVNACKQINEWHAEGLKFEGKISINISVQQIEQPNFYERTLATISNEQISPTQIELEVTESILIKNPEKIMAILSRLVDAGFTIAIDDFGTGYSSFTYLKKLKASVLKIDRSFVANVTVNRQDQSIVQSISHFGHNLGLTVIAEGVETIEQSDYLASIGCDMVQGFYYSKPLPAEDVVPFIEDNQNRI
- a CDS encoding ribosome recycling factor family protein; this encodes MTLRPVKETDNILTHLPSLIHRIGGVGVKEAKQLIIEQGGVLKRIRRSRNWQLIANLTQLEKILEELKAKHPDRMRYIIEKLEQTRLECGPPPESKQDKLQRLITENPNTTLAELMVATDCTVSEAREARFNVDPF
- a CDS encoding LysR substrate-binding domain-containing protein yields the protein MLKGNELPSIKALRTFIAVANNMSFSKAADELSVTQGAVSKQVSSLELQLGQPLFQRHINGIELSNAGKRYLPKIVEALEIIQYATASLIQTDQVEEILTINVTPSFASLWLIPQIESFNKKNKNIRVRIKTGDGMIKKMDLETEIMVRCLPLSKHYENATLLQKENLVLVASPALLVNEGVKTIDDLQRLILLPHVTRPHLWEQFKRKQEIAFTFNYHSVAFEHFYMSLEAVKEGVGLALLPDFMVDAQLEKGQLVNPFDLSMKTNYGYYVHIPSYKLASRKIYEFNQWLQANLGN
- a CDS encoding C45 family autoproteolytic acyltransferase/hydolase gives rise to the protein MRVISFEGTPYELGYKLGQEGKSIFASYIKNSPCFTKLLPWRESDWLSSVDQQIQQHFPRIYKELQGLADGCQQDYKDILLWNCRGDLLPTGAEGCTSIAVKKADRVIVAHNEDGDPNLRGHCFLLNATLDSNIRLFSFAYPCSIPGHTLCANNHGLVYTVNNIRLVEQGTGLPRMVISRALLETKNCDEFVTLLKNHQRSGGFHYTVADTTSKQLLSVEAPFQSVSTQRVELKCVHANHLVHNKISSIKQIITESSQCRQNRMEALAEYYSDSIDEERCFHILQDIEIGALPIFRTELDDPDEENTLATGVFTLRTEGVEVVVYGMEDFKNPLIYRFSLN
- a CDS encoding alkene reductase; protein product: MSNALFQPIKLGQLSLKSRIVMPPMTRSRASQPGNVANEMMAKYYGQRASAGLIVAEGTQISAMGQGYAWTPGIYTPEQIRGWKKTTDAVHAKGGTIFAQLWHVGRVTHPDNIGGEQPFSSSALTAENVKVFIDNGTDEPGFVDVVEPRAMTKADIQHVVGEYRQAALNALEAGFDGIELHAANGYLINQFIDSEANTRVDEYGGSIKNRLRFLSEVVSAMTGVIGSDRVGVRLAPFTSLNGTVDATPVETYTAAAALLDTLNVVYIHIAEVDWDDAPETPKEFKAAVREAYKGVLIYAGRYNDEKGAQAIEEGVADMVGFGRPFIANPDLPSRIKNGYPLTLHNPNTLFGGSEHGLTDYSEYGRN
- a CDS encoding response regulator transcription factor produces the protein MNISSTSANLVQLNDFQHEMLLLLDSSLKVSRLASYLVDDRSRPICYQTSKIQPSMHREYLEGFYKEDPLYPEHFKSPRDRIIKMSDLVSPMKQRSNIYYQDFIKPWKVQEIVELYFYHNNNLIGGASLFFDQSVNPPSKDDFIRLGALHRYIEFSLGQQLKTVTQLSFDDFCDQFILTNKERVVLQLAIQGLANKVMAQKLTCSLSTVKTHLQHLFAKLEVNSKVEMINKVYSSKCIL